A stretch of DNA from Fibrobacter succinogenes:
ATCGCCATGGAATCTTAAACGGGGTGTCAGAAATTTGGGATGAAAAGGGGAAACTCCGCCGCCAGGTTCCATATGTAGACGGACAAATTCATGGTGTGTTCAAAATGTACGATGAGTTCGGGAAAATTATGGAAGACATGAATTTTGTTCATGGGCTCCGCCATGGCGCCTATCGTCGATACAAATATGGCAAACTAGAATTTGAAGCCGAATTCCAAAACAACCGCTGCGTCAAGAATTGCAATTTTTAGATCGCTTCGCTCTCAGCTCGCTCGTAAACTCGCTTTGGGCTATGGGGTCGGCACGTTGTGCCTTTGGGGTCGCTTCGCTTTGGGCAATTGCTCATACCTCGGAGGGAACCGTAGGCGACCGTGCCCATAGCTATTTTTTCTTTGGCTTCACGGCATTCCAGACCATGTAAGCGATAAAGAGCACGCCAAAGCCGAGCAATGCGATGGCAAGTTCGGAATTGTACTTCTCGATGATGTCCTTTTGTCCGTGGGCGAGGTAGCCGAGCAATGCGAGGACGCAGTTCCAAATGGCTGCACCGAGGAATGTGTAGAGCGTGAACGGAGCGAGCTTCATCTTTGCAAGACCTGCCGGGATAGAAATCAACTGGCGGATCACTGTGATGAGGCGGCCGACGAATGTCGAAATGGCGCCATGTTCACGGAAGTAGTTCTCGGCCTTTTCAACTTTCTCGACATCAAGCAGCAAGAAGTGTCCGAGACGGCTATCTGCAAATTTGTAAATAATCGGGCGGCCGAGAATTTTGGCGAGATAGTAGTTGATATAAGCGCCAATCAAAGCGCCGAGCGTTGCAAAGAATACGATGAGTGCAATGTTGAGGCCAGAACCCGGCTGCAATGCCTTGTAAGCGGCTGGCGGCACGACAAGTTCAGACGGGAACGGAATGAACGAACTTTCAATCGCCATCAAGAGCGTGATCGTTCCGTAGTTTAAGTTGTCATTGTACCAATCAATTATTTGGTTGTAAATGCCTGTTGATTTGGTAGCCTCGGCAGCTGCGGCGCCGGCATTGGCGACCGTATCAGCGGCAATTGCATCAGAAGCAAAAGTAAAAGCGGTAAAGAAAAGAGTTAAAGCAATAGTTGTTTTAAGGACTGATTTTTTCATTGGGACAAATTTAGAAATTTAAAAAATAAATTTTTTGATTTTATTATAAAAGTCGTTTTTTTTAATATGAAAAAGTACGTCATGCGGGCGGGGCCCCAGCTCGGAGTTGCGAAGGCCGCACGGGCCCCTCCCTGCACCCTCCCCATCCTTGGCCGACGCTTTTTTAATAATAATTGCTGTTATTGATGTTAGAAATAGAAGTAAAGGCCGACGCCGAGGAGTGCTGCTGCTGTTCCGAGCAAAATGCCGCCGGCAATGGCTTTGTTGTCGCCTTGATCGACTAACTTCTTGTTTTTCTTGACTTTGTTCTGGTAGTTTGTTCCTTTGACCGCTCCTGGAATTTTAAGATCCTTCTTGATGTCGTCAGCGTCGTTGTAGTCTAAGTGGGCAAAGTACATGAGCAATCCACCAATAAGAACGGTTCCTGCAGCACCGCCAATAAATGCTTCGCCGAGAGTTTGCATTTTCTTTTCGTGCAGCCACTTGTTTTGCTTTTCGATTTCGTCAAAGTCGGTCAACTTTTCAAGATCAATGCTCAAGTCTATTTGCGATACCGGTGCGACAAAGAAATTGACGAGCGTATCTCTGTAGCCTGCTTTGCGGATAATGAGGCTGTCTGTTCCCATGTTGTAAACGGGGATTTTTTCAGGCGTCTTGGCGATTGCCTTGGAACGCTTGGTGATGGGGGCGTCTGCTTTGTAAACGCTTGCGCCTTCGGGGAATGTCAAAATGCGAATTTCGGGAGCAACGCGCTTAAGTTTGAGTGAAATATGTACTGTATCGCCGAGAAGAGGAGTGATGTTTGTGCTTGCTCCCCAAAGGTGTCTGTCGACATCCCAATAGGCGTAAAGCGGGAATTTGTTTGTGTCTGTAACGACGAATGTGCAAGGCGATTTGCAAATAGCGTCTTTTTCAGAACGAGAAATCGTTGCTCCGTCGGGGTCCGTTTCAATGTGGATGTAAGCACGATTTTGTTTTGCTTTAATAGTCTCTTTACCTTGAGCGTCTAAAAGTTGATTCCTTAATTTGTTGTTGGTAATGGCATCGCTGAATACGGCTTGCCTTGAAATGTTCACGCTAGCTCTGTGCAACATTGGCAACGAATCTTCGTAAAATGCATGCGTGAGGTTTAACGTTAAGCTATCGGTTTTGATATTCGGGACAATTTCGCCAAAGTATATAGACTTGTAGCCATAAGAGGAAAGTTCGTTTTGAATGCAGATGTTGTCATCACAGTTCTTGATATCGCTCTTGCGAATGAGTTGTGGATTTTCGCCAGCTTCCATGAGCAATCGCGCGGTAAGGCCTGTGAATTGGTCGGCAATGGACTGGTTGACTCCTTCTCCAGTGTAGGCTATCAGAACGGTTTTGATGGGCTTTGGTGCAGGCTTTTCGCTAGACGAACTGATGCTAGATGAACTTGCAACCGGTGCGTTTTCGCTTGAAGAACTGGAGCTAGATATTTTTGCGCTAGAAGAACTCACGCTAGGCGATTTCGTGCTGGAGGAACTTATGTGGGCTTGTTTTGCGCTTGAAGAAATCGCGGTAGACGAACTTGAAATTGCTGCAGAACTTGATGATTGGGCCGAACTTTCTGCTGCCGAGCTAACGGCGATTGAACTTGAACTTGGCTCCGTTTTTTCAGCCGTTGTTTTTGCTTGCGAAGTTTCGTTTAAAAGGTCGTTGCCTTTTTCATCTACAATTCTTTTGAATTGCTTCTTGGCAATCTTTACGATTGTGAACTTGTTTTGGATGTATCCGCCAAGGCTTACGGTATCGTTTTCAATACCCATAAGTTTTGCGCGTTGCTTTGTGCCCGACAAGAGCTCGACATCAACGAAAATGCCTTCGGTGTTAGCGAAAGTGGCGGTTAAGGCGATTGCAATGAGTAAGAAAATCTTTTTCATATTCTACCTAAAATGAAAGAACGAATCCTGCTGTAAGGAATGCTATTCCTGTTGCAAAGAAAATCCCTGAGACTGTTTTAGCGGTTTTGGCGCTACTTTTGTGGTCTTTGAAATCACGCATGTGTTCATCGTATTTTTCGTTTACGAAGCGCGTGTTTTCCATAGCTCTTTTGTGGTCGTTTGCTTTGCTTATATTGTAAAGCGAGATGATTGCAGAAATTCCGCTAATGGCAAAGGGGGCGATGGATGCCCATTTGAGGTATCCTCCGAGTATGCGCCTGTTCCTGTGTTTTAAAAGGTCTTGATTCCTTTCGATTCTTTCATCGTCGTAAGTTTGCTTGAGTGCTACAATGATGAATGATGTATCGTTAGGCGAGAGTGCAATGTTGATTGTCGTATCCGCGTAATTCGGGTGGAAAAACGAAACGATGATGCTGTCTTTTCCATCGGGTACAGGGATAAATGCGGGGGATGTGTAATTGGGTTTGCTGGCGAAGTCTGGAAAAATCAGGCCGGTGTACAAATCAACCGTTGACGGATTTGTCGAAATCTGCAAATAGCGAGTCTTGGTTTGGGTTGATGCGCTTTGTTCTGCAAAGACATTCCCGCAAAGAGCAAAAAGCAAAATGACAATTGCGATGGAGGCTCTCTTGATATTAATCATTTGTTGTCCTCCTGCTTGGTGTATGGTCCAAAAATTCCTGTTTCAGAACCATTGACCTTGATTTTCCAATAAACGTTGGGTGCCTTGTTGCGTGCATAGTCTTCAGCATTTACGACAAGCTTGCATTCATTTTGACACGTGTTGATTATGGATACAATGTTGTTTTCGTATTTTGATAGAACTGTATCTGCGTTTATTGTTGCATAAATCTTTGACACGTTAACGCCGGAACCGTTATCGAGAAGCATGAACTTGATTGGTACGGTTGTCGGAAAATTTGTGTTGATTGGAGTCATGTTGGGCTTGACATTGTCGCGCAAGAACAATGTGTCGGTTACCGTTTTTGTGCTGGGCGCTAAATTGGTTGTTATGGAATCGCAACCGTATTCTGTACGAATTTCATCGCAGATTACAATTTTTATGTTTGATTGCGGACTCAGTGTCTTTATAATGTTTGTAGTCGATTTGTTTTCTGAAATTTTAGAAAGAGTATCTCCCGCTGCCGAAAGAATGGCGCCTGTTAGCTTTGATTTTTCCGGGAAGAGGTTGGATAGGCTTACTACCGGAATCTCGATAATTGAAGATCCGTCATTTTTTAACTTTGTGGAAAAACTGAATACGTCGCTATACGCTTGTTCAGACAGACCTTTTTCGTTTTTGATTATGGCACGAACTCCCCAGTAAATTGTGGAGGATTCGGTACCGTGATTGATGGTGTCGCCTTTTTCGGTTATTTCTGCGTTTAAGTCTCCAAGCAGATTGACGCTGCCCATGCAATCCATGTTTCCAAGCGAAGAATTCCAAATGTTAGATTTGTTGTAGCCTGCGAAAAGTGTACAGTACGAGGTTTCCCAGGGGTCAATTCCTGAAATACTCCATGTGAGTTCGAGTCCGTTCTCATTATCGCCATCGACTTGGTTGTAATTGTTGGCGGGTGACTGTAATGTAACTTTTGTTGGCGTATTGACGTAAATTTTTGCGTTTGTTTGTAAAGTGTCGCCAAGAAGATCGATTGTTTCAAACGTTATGTTATGGATTCCTGCTTTGTCAAAACTGGAATAGACCGAAGTTGCTCCTGCTTCGTCATTATCAATTTTCCATTTGTGAAAACTGTAATAAGGTATAGCCTGTTCCGCCGATATATATTCTCCATTAATGGCGTAAACACCGCAAATGCGGATTTTTTCATTAATGTTGACATAAAATTTATCTGAAGATTTGTAGCGTTTGTCGTTGTAGGGCTCGCCATAATAGCTTTCAGGAACGATAAAAATCGATTGTGTAAGTTCAGAAATATCCGACGATTGTATCTCGGGATCAGAACATGAAATGAGAGAGTATGTAATTGCGGTAGCGAATGCAATTGATAGAGGAATGTACTTGTAATTCATTAGTTTTCCTCCATTGTTGTTGCTTGCTTAACGTAAAGCTTCCAAGTCTTGCTTTGATGTAAGCCGTTCTTGTAGATGACTGTTGATCTTATGGTTTGCTCGGCATCGAAAAATGCTGCTTCAAGTTCTGCTGAAATCGTATTTGTGTTAGGAACAGAAATAATGATTTTATTTTTTGTGACGTTGAAGAGTTGCAATGAATCTACGACAAAATCAAATGGGTTTTTGTCTTGAATGAACATCTTGACGAGCCCGTCGTTTGCGATAGTCGTATCGTTGTTTGTGGTAAACCAAAGTATGCTTGGCGTAATGTAGAATGATTTGCTGAAAACGTTCTTGCTTCCGTCTGTTGCTGAAATCGCAAGAATTCGGTATGCCCAACTTTTATCGGTTTCTTTGAGCACGACTGTTAAAATGCTGTCTTTGTAGAATTTATCAAGAATAGGTTCGTTTTCGAGGGAAACTTTGATGTCCTGTGATGAAATGACTCTGCTCCCGTCCTTTACAATGAATTGCAGTGTGTCGGCAAAATCAAGTGTGTCTCTTTTTGTAATTGAAACGATTGTCGGTGCAATTAAATCGACGAGCTTGAGGTTGTTTGCAATTGTTACAAAGCCATCGTTGATTTTGACGTCTTTTATAATCGCTCCAAAATCAAAGTAATCCGAGCTAAGTGTCAGTTGATATGTTCCTGCTGGGATAACACCTAGTGAAATATTGTTGTTCGTCGATGAAAGATTGAACTTGAAATCAAAATGCTTGTTGAAATCGTCCTTGTTTTTTAGCGTCAGCTGCATGGGAACCAATGAGGCTTGCCCGATATCGATTGTTGCTTGCAATGATCCTTCGCCAGGGAATCCTTTGGTATAGAATGAGCTTTCGATTTTTTGTATCGATGCAAAATTGTATTCGTTATAAGCTTGAACTGACCAATTGTATTTTTTGAATTGATTTAATTTGTTGTGAAATGTGAAATTTGGTTCGTATAGAATAGTGTCAATTTTGGCAAACTTTGAATCGGCATTGGCGAAATCTTGCTCGCTCAGTGTAAATCGGTAGTAATGGGCAAGTTTGATTCCTTCGGTTTTGGCACTCCAGGTGAAGTAAATTGCTTCGAACGGATCGATGGCTTGCGTTCCGTTGGCTGGAGTGAATGCACTGTCGTTTAAAATTGGATTGTCTGCAACCCACACGTCAAGCGAATCGTAGTGCATGTCGCCAAAGTGATCTTTTAGCACGAACGTAAATTTGTGGTGACCGGGTTCGGTAATCTGTTTCTTGAAATTGTATTCAGAGGAACAGTATTTGCCGTCCATGAGCCAGTGGTAATCTTGAACTTTAATGATTTTATTCGGACTAATCGTTGTTACGAAAAAAATCGTGTCGTTGACATGAAACGTGTCAGCCTTGACTTTCGATGATACATCTGTGATGGTTTTTGCTAGGGCTACATTTACACTGATGTTGATGGCTTCTGCTTCGTCAAAAATGTGGTCATCAGAATTAAAGCATGACTGGAGTAAACTTGCAAATGCGGCAATGGCAAAAATTTTCAAAAATTTCATTTTGCCTCCAATGTGTCGACAACGTAAAATTTCTTAGGTGCAAGAGTATCGGCATCGCCATAAAGGTCTCGAACGATAATGCGGAACGAGTGTTCTCCTGCTTTAAAGCCTGATTGCTTGACTTGCAAAAGCGTTCCGACATCATATTGTTTACCGTCAATTTCAAGAATGTGGAACAACGTATCGCCGTTGCTTAAATCCTTGTCGATGCTGTACCATTCAAATAAGAATGCGGATTCCGGTGAACCATAAAGTTTTGCTCCGCTTGATGGGATTGTTGAATCCGAAAGTACAGGAGGAGTGTTGATGACGACTGTGAATTCGTAAGTTTTGTTATTGCCCTCTTGGTCGGTGACGATAAGCTTGTTGGGGAGGTCCTCTCCGGATCTGTTTGGGTAGAACGAGTAACTACTTCCGTTCTTGAGGAGATTATCTTTATTCTCGTTAGAATAGAACCACTCAAACGAAAGCTCATCATGGAATTTTTCGGGAATGACGCTAGCTTTGATGGTTGCTGAATCGGAGGGGTTTACCTTGAGTATGGTCGAAAAAGAATTGTCTTTTTGCTTGACCATAATGCTGATGGATTCGACCGTTTGCAGCTCTTGTGGGTCGTTGGGAGCGTCGAGACATCCGGCAAGAAATATGCCGAAAAAGGCGAAAAACGCTAAAAGGGGTAATATGGAACGATAGAACAAATTCATTTGAATTAAATCTAACTATATTCGTGAACATGAGTGAGCAAAATTTTGAATATAAAAACGCAATGGCGCGTTTAGAAGAAATTCTCTCGAAAATCGACAATTCCGAGATGGAAATTGATGAACTTGCTCTGGAGGTTCAAGAGGCTACGCAGCTTTTGCGTAAGTGTCGCCAAATTTTGATTGCGACCGAAAAGAACGTTCAGGACGCTCTTGCCGAGTTGGACGCTTGATGAATATCGAAAAAATTGATAGTGCAGTCCCTGCCATCGAAGTAAACGGGCTTACGGTACGGTTCCCGATTCGCGGTGGCATTTTTAGCAAAGTCAAGGACTATTTTACAGCCGTTGACAATGTGTCTTTTACGCTCCCGCAAGGGAAGATTCTTTCGATTGTGGGGGAGTCAGGCTGTGGAAAGTCAACGCTCGTCAAGTCTTTAGTCGGGCTCGTTCCTATTGCTAACGGTGATGTTAATTTGTTTGGACTACCGGTAAAAAACGGTAAAGTGGGCACGGCTAAAGATGCTGTGCGCGTGTCGGACTTGGTGCAGATGATTTTTCAGGATCCGTTTAGCAGCTTGAACCCGCGCCAAACAGTAACTGAAATTTTGACCGCTCCCGTAATTGCTCGCGGTGTTTCGTTCGATGAAGCCTGCAAACGCGCTAGGGAGCTTTTGGATCGCGTTTCGCTCCCGGCGGGTGCCATGGACAAGTTCCCGCATGAATTCTCGGGTGGCCAGCGCCAGCGCCTTTGCATTGCTCGTAGCTTGATGGTGCGCCCGAAGGTGTTGCTCTGCGATGAAGTGACGAGCGCTTTGGATGTGTCCGTGCAGGCTCAGATTTTGCATTTGCTTGACGATTTGCGTAATGAACTTGGTCTCTCTATTCTTTTTATCAGTCACGATATGCAAGTGGTTCGCGCTTTGAGCGATGAAGTCTTGGTCATGTACTTTGGACATGCTGTAGAACACGGCCCCGCCGATATTGTGCTCACGAACCCGCAAAACGATTACACGAAAAAATTGTTAGCAAGCGTCCCGACTATTCATCGAGAATAAAAAAGGCGGACCTAAGCCCGCCTAGCAATTCTTCCTACCGCCTACTTCCTACTAATACTATTACTTTACTCTTGCGATATTCTCAAGCGCGTCCTGCATGTACTTGGCGTAAAGCTTGGAGAGTGCTTCGGCGGCGGAGTGCGCATCGCGCTTGTTCATGCTCTGGCGCTCGTCATAGCGCTTTTCCCACAGTGGCGTATCTTCACCGACCTTGCGGAACGTGAACTGCACGGCGAGGTGCGCATCTTGTGAACTGCCTTCGTCGATTTCTTCAATCGCATCGACATTGCCGAGCAATTCAAAATCCGGCTTGCCCATCGGCTTTAAATCGACGGATTTGAAGAGGTTACTCTTGACCAGGTATTCGCCTGTCACTTGCGTGAGCATCTGCTCTGGGCGCGTTGCCCACAAATCCAAATCGTAGAACATAAAGTCATACGGCGATTCGCGATAAACGATGTTGCTGCGCTGGTAGGCCGGGTCAATCGTAAATTTCTTGACGAGAACGCGCGCGTCGCTTGTAGCACCCGATGTCGAAATGGATTCAGCAGAAATAGTGTAATAGCGGGAAGGTTCTGTCGAACCGCCGAGGCAACCCGTGAGCGTGAATGCTGAAAGGAGGGCTGCTGCTGCCAACAAACGATTTACTTTCATGATCAAATCTCCTTCTTAACGACCGCTCTTGCCTTCGGAGCGGATGAGTGCAGACGGGTTGTTCTTAATCTTCTGGGTAAATTCTTCGAGATTTTCAAGAATCGCATTGAGCTCTTCCACGGCGTTTCCGACCTGGTCTTCGTTCTTGTAAACCATGGCATCAACACGCTGCGTGAGTTTGTTCATGGATTCTGCGGTTTGCATCAAGTTTTCGTTCAAACCCTTGGTGTCGATAGCTTCGAGCTTTTCCTTGAGCACGGTGAGGTTTGTGTCAGCCTTGGCGGCAAGCTTTGCCTCTTCGATTTCCGCAAGAATCTTTTGCAGCGAAACCGCAGACTTGCTCATGGTGTTGAGCGGCTTTCTGATGTCGGCGGTCAAGTGGCTTAAGTTTTCGGTCGTCTTTTCGAGGTTCTTGAGCGTGCGCGAAATGCTCTCGGCGTTTTCTGGATTCAACACGCGGGCAAGTCCGTCAACGATCGGATTCGCCTTGTTGAAAATATCGCCCATCTGGCCTGTAATTTGGTCAAACATCGAAGCGGCTGCCGGAACGTAACCGCCTTCGGGAACGTTGGGTTCGCTGAAAGTACCGCCCGAAAGAATAACTTGCTTTTCACCGGTGAGGTTCATGCCCGCGGTGAGCCCAGCTCGTGTCCCTTTCTTGATCGGCGTTCCCTGGGTGACCTTGAATGCAACGACAACCTGATTCAGGTTTTGTTCGTTAATCGTGATGCTTGTAACGCTACCGACGGCAATGCCGTTCAACTTCACCTTGGCATCGACAAAAAGTCCGTTCACGTCCGTGTCGAAAATGGTGTAGTAGTTGTCGAATTGCTCGCTCAGGTAACGCTTGAGCACATAGCCTAGGAATATGCAAATCAATACTCCGCAAAAGAGCATGAATGCGCCTAGTTTAATTCTTTCGGATCGGGTAGTTTCCATATATTTTCAACTCAATCAATAAATTCAAAGTTGTAAAAGTCTTCGGCATTGTACTCTTTCGGGCACTGCCTATTGAAGAAATGCCTGAGGATGGGATCGTCGGATTCCATGCCTTCTTTCAAAGTCGCATCTTTCAGGACGTAGCCGTCCTTGAGATAAACGAAGCGGTCGCAGACGATTTTAATGCTTTCCAGTTCGTGGCTCACAATCACCATCGAAACGCCCAGTGTGTCGCGCAGTTCGAGGAGCAGTTCGTCCAGCGAACGGGCGGTCACCGGGTCGAGGCCTGTCGAAGGTTCGTCGCAGAACAAAAGTTCCGGCTTGAGCGCAATCGCGCGGGCAAGTGCTGCACGCTTCTTCATACCGCCAGAAATTTCACCGGGGTACTTGTAGAACGCATGGAGCAAGTGCACTTTTTCAAGGCGGTCTGCAACGATGGCTTCCATCTGGCTCTTGGGCATGTAGGGCATGCTGCGTTTGAGCGGGAGCATCGCGTTTTCGGCGACGGTCAAGTCCGCAAGGAGTGCGCCGCTTTGGAACAAGACGCCTGTGCGCATACGGGTCTCGCTATTGAGACCTTCCTTGGGGCCAAACTTCTTTCCGAAGTAAGTAATCGTGCCTTCGTCCGACTTGATAAACTTCAACACGTTGTTTAAAAGCGTGGATTTACCGCAACCGGAGCTCCCAAGCACCATGCGGATTTCACCCTTGCGCACTCCAAACGAAATATCCTTGAGGATTGTTTCGTTCCCGTAGCTCGCTTTCAAATGTTCTACTTTTAGAATTTCGTCCATATTGACCTCTAGTAGAAAATGAAGGCGAAAAGGGTATCTGAAATCACGATGGTACAAATGGCCGCCACAACGCTTGAAGTTGTCGCCTTACCGACCGCT
This window harbors:
- a CDS encoding DedA family protein, translated to MKKSVLKTTIALTLFFTAFTFASDAIAADTVANAGAAAAEATKSTGIYNQIIDWYNDNLNYGTITLLMAIESSFIPFPSELVVPPAAYKALQPGSGLNIALIVFFATLGALIGAYINYYLAKILGRPIIYKFADSRLGHFLLLDVEKVEKAENYFREHGAISTFVGRLITVIRQLISIPAGLAKMKLAPFTLYTFLGAAIWNCVLALLGYLAHGQKDIIEKYNSELAIALLGFGVLFIAYMVWNAVKPKKK
- the xseB gene encoding exodeoxyribonuclease VII small subunit, which encodes MSEQNFEYKNAMARLEEILSKIDNSEMEIDELALEVQEATQLLRKCRQILIATEKNVQDALAELDA
- a CDS encoding ABC transporter ATP-binding protein; translation: MNIEKIDSAVPAIEVNGLTVRFPIRGGIFSKVKDYFTAVDNVSFTLPQGKILSIVGESGCGKSTLVKSLVGLVPIANGDVNLFGLPVKNGKVGTAKDAVRVSDLVQMIFQDPFSSLNPRQTVTEILTAPVIARGVSFDEACKRARELLDRVSLPAGAMDKFPHEFSGGQRQRLCIARSLMVRPKVLLCDEVTSALDVSVQAQILHLLDDLRNELGLSILFISHDMQVVRALSDEVLVMYFGHAVEHGPADIVLTNPQNDYTKKLLASVPTIHRE
- a CDS encoding ABC-type transport auxiliary lipoprotein family protein, yielding MKVNRLLAAAALLSAFTLTGCLGGSTEPSRYYTISAESISTSGATSDARVLVKKFTIDPAYQRSNIVYRESPYDFMFYDLDLWATRPEQMLTQVTGEYLVKSNLFKSVDLKPMGKPDFELLGNVDAIEEIDEGSSQDAHLAVQFTFRKVGEDTPLWEKRYDERQSMNKRDAHSAAEALSKLYAKYMQDALENIARVK
- a CDS encoding MlaD family protein — protein: MLFCGVLICIFLGYVLKRYLSEQFDNYYTIFDTDVNGLFVDAKVKLNGIAVGSVTSITINEQNLNQVVVAFKVTQGTPIKKGTRAGLTAGMNLTGEKQVILSGGTFSEPNVPEGGYVPAAASMFDQITGQMGDIFNKANPIVDGLARVLNPENAESISRTLKNLEKTTENLSHLTADIRKPLNTMSKSAVSLQKILAEIEEAKLAAKADTNLTVLKEKLEAIDTKGLNENLMQTAESMNKLTQRVDAMVYKNEDQVGNAVEELNAILENLEEFTQKIKNNPSALIRSEGKSGR
- a CDS encoding ABC transporter ATP-binding protein; translation: MDEILKVEHLKASYGNETILKDISFGVRKGEIRMVLGSSGCGKSTLLNNVLKFIKSDEGTITYFGKKFGPKEGLNSETRMRTGVLFQSGALLADLTVAENAMLPLKRSMPYMPKSQMEAIVADRLEKVHLLHAFYKYPGEISGGMKKRAALARAIALKPELLFCDEPSTGLDPVTARSLDELLLELRDTLGVSMVIVSHELESIKIVCDRFVYLKDGYVLKDATLKEGMESDDPILRHFFNRQCPKEYNAEDFYNFEFID